In one window of Tachypleus tridentatus isolate NWPU-2018 chromosome 2, ASM421037v1, whole genome shotgun sequence DNA:
- the LOC143240882 gene encoding uncharacterized protein LOC143240882: protein MTVKSAYYVYFGMKLGDQDKDRTPHIVYHSCVENLRQWTKCSRKKLSFGFPMIWIESHNHISDCYFCTVNLSGVKGKTKSLIEYLNIPSAIRSVPHSDSVPVPVFKGLHAPSESADSNPEDSGKDLDFAPDISADPKAPKLFTQAELNDVIDEILRHDR from the coding sequence atgacTGTGAAAAGTGCCTACTATGTATATTTTGGAATGAAGCTGGGTGATCAAGATAAGGATAGAACTCCTCATATTGTTTACCATTCTTGTGTTGAGAATTTGAGACAATGGACAAAATGTTCAAGAAAAAAGCTGAGTTTTGGATTTCCTATGATCTGGATAGAATCCCATAATCATATCAGTGATTGTTACTTTTGTACAGTCAACTTAAGTGGAGTCAAAGGCAAAACAAAATCCTTAATTGAGTACCTAAATATCCCATCAGCCATAAGATCTGTTCCTCATTCAGACTCAGTACCAGTTCCTGTATTTAAAGGCTTACATGCACCTTCAGAATCAGCTGACTCCAACCCAGAAGACTCAGGAAAGGATCTTGACTTTGCACCAGATATTTCAGCTGATCCCAAGGCACCCAAGTTATTTACACAAGCAGAATTGAATGATGTTATTGACGAAATACTCAGACATGATAGATAA